A window from Pleuronectes platessa chromosome 6, fPlePla1.1, whole genome shotgun sequence encodes these proteins:
- the npbwr2b gene encoding LOW QUALITY PROTEIN: neuropeptides B/W receptor type 2b (The sequence of the model RefSeq protein was modified relative to this genomic sequence to represent the inferred CDS: deleted 6 bases in 5 codons), which produces MQFVYLQQRVHSPQPECERESERECERECEREYFYSLTSGNRSDLNCTVPSEFYLYADLYILIPIIYSVICAVGLTANTAVIYVILKAPRMKTVTNMFILNLAIADDLFTLVLPINIAEHLLHHWPFGEVLCKVILSIDHYNIFSSISFLTVMSVDRYLVVLATVRSKRMPYRTYRAAKIISLCVWILVILVVMPFTVFAGVYENPHDERRACVLSSPAPRGCGSKASRIYTLILGFAIPVSTICILYTMMLYKLRNMRLNSNAKALDKAKKKVTIMVFIVLAVCLFCWTPFHLSTIVALTTDLTTTPLLIGISYFITSLSYANSCLNPFLYAFLDDSFRKAFKKMLECKPA; this is translated from the exons ACTTCTACTCTCTCACCTCAGGGAACCGCTCGGACCTGAACTGCACCGTCCCCTCTGAGTTCTATCTGTACGCTGACCTCTACATCCTCATCCCCATCATCTACTCGGTGATCTGTGCCGTGGGACTGACGGCAAACACGGCGGTGATCTACGTGATCCTCAAAGCTCCGCGG ATGAAAACGGTCACCAACATGTTCATCCTGAACTTGGCCATCGCGGACGACTTGTTCACGTTGGTTCTGCCGATCAACATCGCCGAGCACCTGTTGCACCACTGGCCTTTCGGGGAGGTTCTGTGCAAAGTCATCCTCAGCATCGATCATTACAACATCTTCTCCAGTATCTCCTTTCTGACGGTGATGAGC GTCGATCGCTACCTGGTGGTCCTGGCGACAGTGAGGTCCAAGCGAATGCCTTACCGCACCTACCGAGCAGCCAAGATCATCTCGCTGTGCGTCTGGATCCTCGTCATCCTCGTGGTGATGCCCTTCACCGTGTTCGCCGGCGTCTACGAGAACCCACACGACGAGAGG AGAGCCTGCGTGCTCAGCTCCCCAGCCCCGAGAGGCTGTGGTTCAAAAGCCAGCCGCATCTACACCCTCATCCTGGGCTTTGCCATCCCGGTGTCTACCATCTGCATCTTATACACCATGATGCTCTACAAGCTGAGGAACATGCGCCTCAACAGCAACGCCAAGGCACTGGACAAGGCCAAGAAGAAAGTCACCATCATGGTG TTCATAGTTCTGGCCGTCTGCTTGTTCTGCTGGACCCCGTTCCACCTCAGCACCATCGTGGCCCTGACCACGGAC CTGACCACCACGCCCCTGCTGATCGGAATCTCTTACTTCATCACCAGCCTGAGCTACGCCAACTCCTGCCTCAACCCGTTCCTCTACGCCTTCCTGGACGACAGCTTCCGGAAAGCCTTCAAGAAGATGCTGGAGTGTAAACCGGCCTGA